A part of Synchiropus splendidus isolate RoL2022-P1 chromosome 19, RoL_Sspl_1.0, whole genome shotgun sequence genomic DNA contains:
- the LOC128751093 gene encoding charged multivesicular body protein 6-like, which yields MGNVFGRKTQPSRITEQDIAVLQLKQQRDKLKQYQKKINLQLEKERQLAKDLLKNGKKEKALLLLKKKRYQDQLLDKTENQISNLEQMVQDIEFMQVEMKVVEGLKVGNECLKRMHEIMSIEDVERIMEETQDAIEYQKQIDELLAGALTQEDDDAILAELREITEGEDVSLPEVPSEPVPEVPEVAQAASERKKATKKGREMLAA from the exons ATGGGAAACGTATTTGGCAGAAAGACCCAGCCTTCTCGTATAACGGAGCAAGACATCGCCGTTCTG cAATTGAAACAACAGAGAGATAAACTGAAGCAGTACCAGAAGAAGATCAACCTTCAGCTGGAAAAAGAGCGACAGCTGGCAAAGGATTTGCtgaaaaatggcaaaaaagA AAAGGCTCTactgctgctgaagaagaagcGCTACCAGGATCAGCTGCTAGACAAGACGGAAAATCAGATTTCAAACCTGGAGCAGATG GTTCAAGATATTGAATTCATGCAAGTGGAAATGAAAGTCGTGGAGGGGCTGAAGGTTGGAAACGAGTGTCTGAAGAGAATGCATGAG ATCATGTCCATAGAGGACGTGGAGCGGATCATGGAGGAGACCCAGGACGCCATTGAATACCAAAAG CAAATAGATGAGCTGCTGGCTGGAGCTCTAACACAGGAGGACGACGACGCTATTCTGGCAGAGCTTCGTGAGATCACTGAG GGAGAAGATGTATCGCTTCCAGAGGTCCCGTCCGAGCCCGTACCTGAAGTCCCAGAAGTGGCCCAAGCTGCCTCTG aaagaaaaaaggcCACGAAGAAAGGAAGAGAGATGCTGGCAGCATAG